The following coding sequences lie in one Frigoribacterium sp. SL97 genomic window:
- the thyX gene encoding FAD-dependent thymidylate synthase, producing the protein MTDTTFRSDVTVKLVRAAATDSDVLFAARVSTVGEETLERALATDDTELTKADAGLINYLMRDRHGSPFEHNSFTFYVEAPIFVFREFMRHRMASYNEQSGRYGVMAPTAYTPGPDRALQQIGKPGAYEFIAGTPEQHDIVQKEILEATTQAFEAYHRMLDAGIAKEVARIVLPVNTFSAMYVTVNARSMMNFLSLRTKREGSHFPSFPQREIEMCAEEMEKAFQEAMPVTHAAFQRNGRVAP; encoded by the coding sequence ATGACCGACACCACCTTCCGCAGCGACGTCACCGTCAAGCTCGTCCGAGCAGCCGCCACCGACTCGGACGTCCTCTTCGCTGCCCGCGTCTCCACGGTCGGCGAGGAGACCCTCGAGCGTGCTCTCGCCACCGACGACACCGAGCTCACCAAGGCTGACGCCGGCCTCATCAACTACCTCATGCGGGACCGCCACGGCTCGCCCTTCGAGCACAACAGCTTCACCTTCTACGTCGAGGCGCCGATCTTCGTCTTCCGCGAGTTCATGAGGCACCGCATGGCCTCCTACAACGAGCAGAGTGGCAGGTACGGCGTCATGGCCCCAACCGCCTACACGCCCGGCCCCGACCGCGCCCTGCAGCAGATCGGCAAGCCCGGCGCCTACGAGTTCATCGCCGGCACGCCCGAGCAGCACGACATCGTCCAGAAGGAGATCCTCGAGGCCACCACGCAGGCCTTCGAGGCCTACCACCGCATGCTCGACGCCGGCATCGCCAAGGAGGTCGCCCGCATCGTGCTGCCGGTCAACACCTTCTCGGCGATGTACGTCACGGTCAACGCCCGATCGATGATGAACTTCCTCAGCCTGCGCACCAAGCGCGAGGGCTCCCACTTCCCGTCGTTCCCGCAGCGCGAGATCGAGATGTGCGCCGAGGAGATGGAGAAGGCCTTCCAGGAGGCCATGCCCGTCACGCACGCCGCCTTCCAGCGGAACGGCCGCGTCGCCCCGTAG